CTCGTGCTCACGACCACGATCGACGTCCCCGAGGACATCTCCGTCCTCGTCAGCGCGAACGGCGGCGAGGAACTGCCCTCCCGCGTGAAGATCGACTGGCCGCTCGACAATGCGACGCCGTGGGCAGGGCCGCTGATCGTCGGCGGCGCGCTCGTCTTCCTGCTCGGCATCGCGCTCGTGATCGCCGGCTTCATGAACCACCGACGCATGCGGGGCCCTCGTCGAAACCTGCCGGGCGGCACTCGTGGCAAGCTGCCGAGCGCTCCCAAGCCGGGGCGCACCCAGGTGGGCGGCGGCCGGCGCGCCATCGGTCGTGCCAAGCGCATCGCCATCGTCCCCTTCCTCGTCGTTCCGGCCCTCGCGCTCTCCGCGTGTTCGGCCGACTACTGGCCGAGTTTCGACCAGCAGGCGGCACCTGAGACCACTGCCCCGGCGACGCCGCTCGCGACGCCCGGGCCGACCGACGAACCCGTCGACGACACCCAGAAGGCCCAGCCGGCGGTGACCGTGCCGCAGATGGAGCGCATCATGCGTCGCATCGCGGTGTTCGCCAAGGACATCGATGCATCACGCGGCACCAAGGCGGCCGCTGAGCGGTTCACGGGCCCTGCGCTCGAGGCGAGGGCCGCCAACTACGCGATCCGGGGCAAGCTCGCCGATCACCCGCTTCCGACGCCGATTCCGGCCTCCCCGCTGACGCTGACGCTTCCGCAGCAGGTCACTGGCTGGCCGCGCACGGTGCTCACGATCGCGAAGAACTCGGATGACCCGACGATCGCACCGAGCGCGCTCGTGCTCGTGCAAGAGACGCCGCGCGACAACTACAAGATCATGTACTCGATCTCGCTCGCGCCCGATGCAGACGTTCCCGAGGTCGCACCCGCCTCGATCGGCGCACCGCCGATCTCGCCGGAGTTCAAGGGCCTCGTGATGCCGACCGGTCAGGTCGGGGCGGCGTACGCCGATGTGCTCCTGAAGGGCGAGGCCTCGGAGTTCTACCCGATGTTCGACCCCGAGGGCGACACGCTCATGCAGCAGCTCGGCCCGGCCGGTCAGAAGGCCATCAACGACGGCCTGGAGAAGACGGTCGATGCGACCTATTCCAACAAGGTGGGCGACAGCCCCACGGTCGCACTGGCGACGAACGACGCCGGCGCGCTCGTGAGCGTCTCGATCGAGCAGACCGAGAACGTCATCCCCAACGACGGCGGTACGATCGGGTTCAAGCCCGGTGCCGGCGCTTCGCTCTCCGGCTTCACCGGCAAGAGCGCGAAGGGTGTGCAACGCGTCATCGGCATCCAACTGCTGTTCTACGTTCCCGGCGTCGGCAACGAGTCTGAAGACCAGATCCGTCTGCTCGGCTGGTCGGAGAGTCTCATCGGAGCTTCGGAGGTACCGTGACCAACCCGATTCCCCCTTCCGGCGCCGCGCTTCGCGGCGCGGTCGACCTCTCTTCGCTCGTGCAGCGTCAGGCGCAGGGCTCGGCGGGTCAGCAGGGTGCGCACGCGGCATCCGGGCCGAGCGACCAGATCGTCTTCGAGACGGATGACGCAGCCTTCGGCTCCACGCTCGAACTCTCACGCACCGTGCCGGTCATCGTGGCGCTCTGGGCCACGTGGAGCGAGCCGTCCAAGGCCCTCCTCGCGACGCTCGAACGACTGGTCCGCGCTCGTGCGGGCCGGCTCGTGCTGGCGGCCGCCGACGCCGACCGCAGCCCGCAGCTCGTGCAGGCCTTCCAGGCGCAGGCGATCCCCACGATCGTCGCCGTGGTCGCCGGCCAGCCGGTGCCGTTGTTCGCGGGCGAGCAGCCCGACGAGGTCATCGACCAGGTCTTCGACCAACTGCTCGAGCTCGCCGGCCAGCATGGCGTGACCGGCAGCATCGAGCCCGGCGAGAACGGGGCCGACGCGGCAGCCGCTCCCGCCGAGACCGTCGAAGCGCCGCTCCCGCCGCTGCACCAGGAGGCGTACGACGCGATCGAGCGAGGCGACTTCGCCGCCGCGTCGGCCGCGTATCGCACCGCGATGGCCCAGGACCCACGAGACACCCTCGCGGTCGCGGGGCTCGCGCAGGCGAATCTGCTGGGCCGGCTGCAGGGCAAGACGCTCGACTCGATTCGCAACGCCGCGGCAGCCGCTCCCGAAGACCTGGGCGCGCAGCTCGACGTCGCC
The DNA window shown above is from Agromyces cerinus and carries:
- a CDS encoding tetratricopeptide repeat protein, with product MTNPIPPSGAALRGAVDLSSLVQRQAQGSAGQQGAHAASGPSDQIVFETDDAAFGSTLELSRTVPVIVALWATWSEPSKALLATLERLVRARAGRLVLAAADADRSPQLVQAFQAQAIPTIVAVVAGQPVPLFAGEQPDEVIDQVFDQLLELAGQHGVTGSIEPGENGADAAAAPAETVEAPLPPLHQEAYDAIERGDFAAASAAYRTAMAQDPRDTLAVAGLAQANLLGRLQGKTLDSIRNAAAAAPEDLGAQLDVADLDLSGGHVDDAFDRLLTLFPNLDADGKKLVRERLVELFEVVGTDDPRVAVARRRLTTLLY